A part of Microbacterium terregens genomic DNA contains:
- a CDS encoding ABC transporter ATP-binding protein — translation MTPPDAPRLSARGLAAGYPGRRVIEDLDLEFAPGRMTMIIGANACGKSTLLSVLARVNAPLAGRVELDGADITTLPRRRFAQSVGLLPQHPTAPDGLTVAELVSRGRHPHRGLFQRWSTADTARVDDAMAKTGVAALAERPVGDLSGGQRQRVWIAMALAQEPRVLLLDEPTTFLDLSHQIEVLDLLRTLNRTDGTTIVVVLHELNLAARYADDLVVMCEGRVLAHGAPADVLTREVVLQAFDLDALVIPDPLTSTPLVIPIPGGAHAPADQA, via the coding sequence GTGACTCCTCCGGACGCACCGCGCCTGAGCGCGCGCGGACTCGCCGCCGGCTACCCGGGCCGCCGGGTGATCGAGGACCTTGACCTCGAGTTCGCTCCCGGGCGGATGACGATGATCATCGGGGCCAACGCCTGCGGCAAGTCGACGCTCCTTAGCGTCCTGGCCCGGGTGAATGCGCCCCTCGCGGGTCGCGTAGAGCTCGACGGCGCCGACATCACGACCCTGCCGCGGCGCCGCTTCGCGCAGAGCGTCGGCCTGCTGCCCCAGCATCCCACCGCGCCAGACGGACTCACCGTCGCCGAGCTCGTCTCGCGCGGTCGGCACCCGCACCGCGGCCTGTTCCAGCGCTGGAGCACCGCCGACACCGCGCGTGTGGACGACGCCATGGCCAAGACCGGTGTGGCCGCGCTGGCCGAACGCCCCGTCGGCGACCTGTCCGGCGGCCAGCGGCAGCGCGTGTGGATCGCGATGGCCCTCGCCCAGGAGCCCCGCGTGCTGCTGCTGGATGAGCCCACGACGTTCCTCGACCTCAGCCACCAGATCGAGGTCCTCGACCTGTTGCGCACCCTCAACCGCACCGACGGAACCACGATCGTCGTCGTCCTGCACGAGCTGAATCTGGCCGCACGCTACGCCGATGACCTCGTCGTCATGTGCGAGGGGCGCGTCCTCGCGCACGGCGCGCCGGCCGACGTGCTCACGCGAGAGGTCGTCTTGCAGGCTTTCGACCTCGATGCGCTCGTCATCCCCGATCCACTCACATCCACCCCCCTCGTCATCCCGATTCCCGGCGGCGCGCACGCCCCCGCGGACCAGGCATGA
- the glgC gene encoding glucose-1-phosphate adenylyltransferase, with translation MHAAPKIFGIILAGGEGKRLMPLTADRAKPAVPFGGQYRLIDFAISNLINSGLGQLVVLTQYKSHSLDRHISQTWRMSPLLDSYVTSVPAQQRLGKRWFSGSADAILQSLNLINDEKPDIVIVIGADHVYRMDFRQMLDSHIASGARATVAGIRQPLSMANQFGVIDVEPTDPTKIRQFLEKPQDATGLADAPHEVLASMGNYIFDTDALIEAVEADGEQPTSNHDMGGDIIPYFVARGESGVYDMKLNDVPGSTDRDRDYWRDVGTIESFFDAHMDLISTLPIFNLYNTQWPIHAQTLNSPPAKFVRDSVGRIGNAIDSIVSLGSVLSGTHLERSVVGPWTLAGGGSTITDSVLFDHVRVGQGARIHRAILDKNVVLADGATVGVDRERDAHRGFTITDTGITVVGKGIHVDA, from the coding sequence ATGCATGCAGCGCCCAAGATTTTCGGGATCATCCTCGCGGGCGGCGAGGGCAAGCGTCTCATGCCCCTCACGGCGGATCGGGCCAAGCCGGCCGTCCCGTTCGGGGGGCAGTATCGGCTCATCGATTTCGCGATATCGAACCTGATCAACTCAGGTCTGGGACAGCTGGTCGTGCTCACCCAGTACAAGTCGCACAGCCTCGACCGGCACATCTCGCAGACGTGGCGGATGTCGCCGCTGCTGGATTCCTACGTGACTTCGGTCCCGGCGCAGCAGCGCCTCGGCAAGCGATGGTTCTCGGGCTCGGCCGACGCCATTCTGCAGAGCCTGAACCTCATCAACGACGAGAAGCCCGACATCGTGATCGTGATCGGCGCGGACCACGTCTACCGCATGGACTTCCGCCAGATGCTGGATTCGCACATCGCGTCGGGCGCGCGGGCGACGGTCGCCGGCATCCGTCAACCCCTGTCGATGGCGAACCAGTTCGGCGTGATCGACGTCGAGCCGACGGATCCGACGAAGATCCGGCAGTTCCTCGAGAAGCCGCAGGACGCCACCGGTCTGGCCGACGCACCTCACGAGGTCCTCGCCTCGATGGGCAACTACATCTTCGACACCGATGCGCTGATCGAGGCGGTGGAAGCGGACGGCGAGCAGCCGACGTCCAATCACGACATGGGCGGCGACATCATCCCCTACTTCGTGGCACGCGGCGAGTCGGGCGTGTACGACATGAAGCTCAACGACGTGCCCGGCTCCACGGACCGCGATCGCGACTACTGGCGCGATGTCGGCACGATCGAGTCGTTCTTCGACGCCCACATGGATCTCATCTCGACGCTGCCGATCTTCAACCTCTACAACACGCAGTGGCCGATCCACGCGCAGACGCTCAACTCGCCACCGGCGAAGTTCGTTCGCGATTCGGTCGGCCGCATCGGCAACGCCATCGATTCGATCGTCTCGCTCGGCTCCGTGCTGTCCGGCACACACTTGGAGCGCAGTGTCGTCGGCCCGTGGACGCTCGCCGGCGGCGGCTCCACGATCACCGATTCGGTGCTCTTCGACCACGTCCGCGTGGGTCAGGGCGCCCGCATCCACCGCGCGATCCTCGACAAGAACGTCGTGCTCGCCGACGGCGCCACGGTCGGCGTCGATCGGGAGCGGGATGCGCATCGCGGGTTCACGATCACCGACACGGGCATCACGGTGGTCGGCAAGGGCATCCACGTCGACGCGTGA
- a CDS encoding FecCD family ABC transporter permease, whose amino-acid sequence MTSARGRRGRLALCAAIALLVVMVAISLMIGARAVAPAVVVDALLHPDLSIADHSVILEQRVPRTVIGVLAGAALALAGTLMQGLTRNPLADPGLLGINAGASIAVLAAITLWGITSPSGFVWFAFAGAALASIVVGVIGTRGPDGSSPAKLALTGAAVTAGLTAVSTLILTTSITAFDVFRYWQVGGLTVRGLDTVAVVAVPILIGAVIAFSSARGLDLMALGEDTATGLGHSVARTRVLGIVATVLLCGGATSIAGPIVFLGLLVPHALRAIVGGDYRWLLAVGAPTGAIVLLAADVLGRVIAPPGEVQAGLVVAFVGAPVLISLVLRRRSVTL is encoded by the coding sequence GTGACCAGCGCTCGCGGTCGACGCGGGCGGCTTGCACTGTGTGCGGCGATCGCGCTCCTGGTGGTCATGGTCGCGATCAGTCTCATGATCGGCGCCCGTGCGGTCGCACCCGCCGTTGTCGTGGACGCCCTCCTGCATCCGGACCTGTCGATCGCCGATCACAGCGTGATCCTCGAGCAGCGGGTGCCGCGCACGGTCATCGGAGTGCTCGCGGGCGCCGCTCTGGCCCTCGCCGGCACACTCATGCAAGGGCTGACGCGCAACCCCCTCGCCGACCCCGGTCTGCTCGGCATCAACGCGGGTGCCTCGATCGCCGTGCTCGCCGCGATCACGCTGTGGGGAATCACGTCGCCGTCCGGCTTCGTGTGGTTCGCGTTCGCGGGGGCGGCGCTCGCCTCGATCGTGGTGGGGGTCATCGGGACCCGCGGCCCTGACGGATCCAGTCCCGCCAAGCTCGCGCTGACCGGCGCGGCAGTGACCGCGGGACTGACGGCCGTCAGCACTCTCATCCTCACGACCTCCATCACCGCTTTCGACGTCTTCCGCTACTGGCAGGTGGGTGGCCTGACGGTGCGCGGGCTCGACACGGTCGCCGTGGTCGCGGTGCCGATCCTGATCGGGGCGGTCATCGCGTTCAGCTCCGCCCGAGGACTCGATCTCATGGCACTGGGGGAGGACACCGCAACCGGCCTCGGGCACAGCGTCGCGCGCACGCGCGTCTTGGGGATCGTGGCGACCGTCCTCCTGTGCGGCGGGGCGACGTCGATCGCCGGACCCATCGTGTTCCTCGGACTGCTCGTGCCCCATGCGCTGCGGGCGATCGTCGGCGGAGACTATCGCTGGCTGCTTGCCGTGGGCGCGCCGACGGGTGCGATCGTCCTGCTGGCCGCTGACGTCCTCGGCCGCGTGATCGCGCCGCCCGGTGAGGTGCAGGCCGGCCTCGTGGTCGCCTTCGTCGGTGCTCCCGTCCTCATCTCGCTCGTGCTGCGACGCCGGAGCGTGACCCTGTGA
- a CDS encoding DUF3099 domain-containing protein, which translates to MKSSSRPQSATSLPRAPRDDESRRSSRYLLLMGIRIACFILMVIITPYGWYTWVLGAAAIVLPYIAVVLANVSANVRRTEAENPERALPAAPSAPIVPGGEVPVVQIEETRAVESPREGSDGDA; encoded by the coding sequence GTGAAGAGTTCGTCGAGGCCCCAATCTGCGACGTCGCTGCCGCGTGCACCGCGCGACGACGAGTCTCGGCGTTCGTCCCGCTATCTCCTGCTGATGGGCATCCGCATCGCATGCTTCATCCTCATGGTCATCATCACGCCGTACGGCTGGTACACGTGGGTCCTCGGGGCCGCGGCGATCGTGCTGCCGTACATCGCGGTCGTGCTGGCGAACGTCAGCGCGAACGTGCGCCGCACCGAGGCGGAGAACCCGGAGCGCGCGCTGCCCGCCGCCCCGTCCGCGCCCATCGTGCCGGGGGGCGAGGTGCCGGTCGTCCAGATCGAGGAGACACGCGCGGTGGAGAGCCCACGCGAAGGCTCGGACGGCGACGCGTGA
- the serB gene encoding phosphoserine phosphatase SerB: protein MPAPTVRFLLVLDADSTLIRNEVIELLADEAGRSAEVTAATEAAMRGDVDFASSLRSRVSALAGVPVTAFARVLARVEPTPGARELIAAVHERGGRVGVVSGGFHEILDTVAPQLGVDIWRANRLTTRDDTLVGSVDGAIVDAEAKAAALREWAAEAAVPLTRTIAVGDGANDLRMMAVAALGLAFNAKPTVRAQADLIIDRVDLREVIPLLP, encoded by the coding sequence ATGCCTGCGCCGACCGTCCGCTTCCTGCTCGTGCTCGACGCCGATTCGACGCTCATCCGCAATGAAGTGATCGAATTGCTCGCCGATGAGGCGGGGCGCAGCGCCGAGGTCACTGCGGCCACCGAGGCAGCCATGCGCGGCGATGTCGACTTCGCCTCGAGTCTCCGCTCGCGCGTGTCCGCGTTGGCCGGCGTGCCGGTCACCGCCTTTGCGCGTGTTCTGGCCCGCGTCGAACCGACTCCGGGCGCCCGGGAGCTGATTGCCGCCGTGCACGAGCGCGGTGGCCGGGTGGGGGTCGTCTCGGGGGGATTCCACGAGATCCTCGACACGGTCGCTCCGCAGCTCGGGGTCGACATCTGGCGGGCGAATCGGCTCACGACGCGCGATGACACGCTGGTCGGGTCGGTCGATGGCGCGATCGTGGATGCCGAGGCCAAGGCGGCGGCGCTGCGCGAATGGGCCGCGGAGGCCGCCGTGCCCCTGACCCGCACGATCGCGGTCGGGGACGGCGCCAACGACCTGCGGATGATGGCCGTCGCCGCGCTCGGACTCGCCTTCAACGCCAAGCCGACCGTGCGCGCTCAGGCAGACCTCATCATCGATCGCGTCGATCTGCGCGAGGTCATCCCGCTCCTGCCGTGA
- a CDS encoding SURF1 family protein, with protein sequence MSRAAAPAAVRWTAYVAVAIVFALACAFLSNWQFTRNADRAQQLALVEQNYDAVPVPLEEIIPPGGTLKAPDEWRPVALEGEYVAADQLLVRNRPHGGTAAFEVLVPFRLTDGRVLLVDRGWVRPGEEQPLPDEVPAPPEGEAVVVVRLRPAEQLPSSGRSAPEGQIPTIHPAAAAEIIDPGVAADVELSAYGVLVSEDPAPATRPTPLEVPSEDPGPHLSYAIQWILFAIMGFIFIGYIIRTERRYRREDAEDRRPRDRDMKDEDSILDAAAQVTPAR encoded by the coding sequence ATGAGTCGGGCAGCGGCCCCCGCCGCAGTCCGATGGACCGCCTACGTCGCCGTCGCGATCGTCTTCGCCCTGGCGTGCGCATTCCTTTCGAACTGGCAGTTCACGCGCAACGCGGACCGGGCGCAGCAGCTGGCCCTGGTCGAGCAGAACTACGACGCCGTGCCGGTGCCGCTGGAGGAGATCATCCCACCCGGAGGCACGCTGAAGGCTCCGGACGAGTGGCGACCGGTGGCGCTGGAGGGCGAGTACGTCGCGGCGGATCAGCTTCTGGTGCGCAACCGTCCGCACGGCGGCACCGCCGCGTTCGAGGTGCTGGTGCCGTTCCGCCTGACCGACGGCCGGGTGCTGCTCGTGGACCGCGGCTGGGTGCGCCCAGGCGAGGAGCAGCCGCTTCCGGATGAGGTGCCCGCTCCGCCCGAGGGAGAGGCGGTGGTGGTCGTCCGGCTCCGACCCGCCGAGCAGCTGCCGTCATCCGGACGCTCCGCGCCGGAGGGGCAGATCCCGACCATCCACCCGGCTGCGGCGGCCGAGATCATCGACCCGGGTGTCGCCGCGGACGTCGAGCTCAGCGCCTACGGCGTCCTGGTGTCGGAGGATCCGGCACCCGCGACCCGGCCGACCCCTCTCGAGGTGCCGTCCGAAGATCCCGGCCCGCATCTGTCGTACGCGATCCAGTGGATCCTCTTCGCGATCATGGGCTTCATCTTCATCGGCTACATCATCCGCACCGAGCGACGGTATCGCCGCGAAGACGCCGAGGATCGCAGACCGCGCGATCGGGACATGAAGGACGAGGACTCGATCCTCGACGCCGCTGCGCAGGTCACGCCAGCGAGATGA
- the fabG gene encoding 3-oxoacyl-ACP reductase FabG, producing the protein MSDRVVLVTGGNRGIGRAIAERFVAEGYRVAVTARSGDGPEGTLTVRADVTDAAAVDAAFTEVEAQLGPVEIVVANAGITKDTLLLRMTEEDFDSVVATNLGGAFRVVKRASKGMLRAKWGRVILISSVVGLYGSAGQINYAASKSGLVGFARSLTRELGSRGITANVVAPGFIETDMTASLPDDTQAEYKRSIPAGRFATTDEVAGVVTWIASDAAAYISGAVIPVDGGLGMGH; encoded by the coding sequence ATGTCGGATCGCGTCGTCCTCGTCACCGGAGGCAACCGCGGCATCGGCCGCGCCATCGCCGAACGCTTCGTCGCGGAAGGCTACCGGGTCGCCGTCACCGCGCGGTCCGGTGACGGGCCCGAGGGCACCCTGACCGTGCGGGCGGACGTGACGGATGCCGCGGCGGTGGACGCCGCGTTCACCGAAGTCGAAGCGCAGCTGGGTCCCGTGGAGATCGTCGTGGCGAACGCCGGGATCACCAAGGACACGCTGCTTCTGCGCATGACCGAGGAGGACTTCGACAGCGTCGTCGCCACCAACCTGGGCGGAGCGTTCCGCGTCGTCAAGCGCGCGTCGAAGGGGATGCTGCGAGCGAAGTGGGGACGCGTCATCCTCATCTCGAGCGTGGTCGGCTTGTACGGGTCGGCCGGGCAGATCAACTACGCCGCGTCCAAGAGCGGGCTGGTGGGCTTCGCCCGTTCGCTCACCAGGGAGCTGGGCAGCCGCGGGATCACGGCGAACGTGGTCGCGCCGGGCTTCATCGAGACCGACATGACCGCGTCGCTGCCCGATGACACGCAGGCCGAGTACAAGCGCAGCATCCCTGCGGGCCGGTTCGCCACCACCGACGAGGTCGCCGGAGTGGTCACGTGGATCGCCTCGGACGCCGCGGCCTACATCTCCGGCGCCGTCATCCCTGTCGACGGCGGACTCGGGATGGGCCACTGA
- a CDS encoding FecCD family ABC transporter permease, giving the protein MGRGDRAQTYVVFQVRAPRVVMALLVGASLGAAGALLQSLLGNPLASPDLLGISGGAGAAAVFAILILGLTGPLLAVAAFAGGLIVAAFLLLAGQRRADGGYRLILAGVGVAFLCVAVMNFLMVRAQVELAQSALIWLTGSLSSTPWWNVVTVLAVALLATPAVVACARWLPLTQMGPATAASLGVRTSTVSLAVVLTAVLLTAVTCAFVGPIAFIALCAPAIARPLLGHGAVGIGTSAAIGAALLGAADLVAQFALPGMSVPVGVVTGAIGAVFLLWLLATSKGRQL; this is encoded by the coding sequence GTGGGGCGGGGGGATCGCGCGCAGACGTACGTCGTCTTCCAGGTGCGCGCGCCGCGCGTCGTCATGGCGCTACTGGTCGGGGCATCGCTCGGAGCGGCGGGCGCCCTGCTCCAGTCGCTGCTGGGCAACCCGCTGGCAAGCCCGGATCTGCTCGGGATCAGCGGCGGCGCCGGTGCCGCGGCGGTGTTCGCGATCCTGATCCTGGGCCTCACCGGCCCGCTGCTGGCCGTCGCCGCCTTCGCGGGCGGGCTGATCGTGGCCGCGTTCCTGCTGCTGGCCGGACAGCGGCGCGCCGACGGGGGATACCGGCTCATCCTCGCCGGCGTCGGCGTCGCGTTCCTGTGCGTCGCGGTCATGAACTTCCTGATGGTGCGCGCCCAGGTCGAGCTCGCCCAATCGGCGCTCATCTGGCTGACGGGCAGCCTCTCGTCCACCCCCTGGTGGAACGTCGTGACCGTGCTCGCCGTGGCGCTGCTCGCGACCCCGGCCGTGGTCGCATGCGCCCGCTGGCTCCCGCTCACGCAGATGGGCCCGGCGACCGCCGCATCGCTCGGCGTGCGTACATCGACAGTGAGCCTCGCTGTCGTGCTCACCGCCGTTCTGCTGACCGCCGTGACGTGCGCATTCGTCGGTCCGATCGCCTTCATCGCGCTGTGCGCCCCGGCGATCGCGCGACCGCTGCTGGGTCACGGTGCCGTAGGCATCGGCACGAGCGCTGCGATCGGAGCCGCACTGCTGGGCGCGGCCGACCTCGTCGCGCAATTCGCTCTGCCGGGGATGTCGGTCCCGGTCGGCGTCGTGACCGGCGCCATCGGCGCCGTGTTCCTGCTCTGGCTCCTCGCAACGTCGAAAGGACGACAGCTGTGA
- a CDS encoding biotin transporter BioY, translated as MSLSAATHHRVLADVVMPSRTRALALATDATLVLAGTALVAGAAQLTIPFWPVPLTAQTFAVLVVGTALGPLRGVLSMILYLVLGVIGLPIFSQGTSGSLFSLTSGGYIVGFIAAAGVVGWLARRAWDRRIVGMFVAFLAGSAVIYAFGLPWLYVSLSNLGPAVWQDTMGYQTLIGATLGAGFLPFILGDVVKALFAAALVPLAWKGVTALDARKRG; from the coding sequence ATGTCCCTCTCCGCCGCAACCCACCACCGCGTCCTCGCCGACGTGGTGATGCCCTCCCGCACGCGCGCCCTCGCGCTCGCCACGGACGCCACACTGGTCCTCGCCGGGACCGCACTCGTCGCCGGCGCGGCGCAGCTGACCATCCCGTTCTGGCCGGTGCCGCTGACGGCGCAGACCTTCGCCGTACTCGTGGTCGGCACTGCTCTGGGCCCGCTGCGTGGCGTGCTGTCGATGATCCTCTACCTCGTACTGGGCGTGATCGGTCTGCCGATCTTCTCCCAGGGCACCTCGGGGAGCCTGTTCTCCCTCACCTCGGGTGGGTACATCGTCGGCTTCATCGCCGCCGCCGGCGTCGTCGGCTGGCTGGCCCGTCGGGCGTGGGATCGCAGGATCGTGGGAATGTTCGTCGCGTTCCTCGCGGGCAGCGCCGTCATCTACGCGTTCGGCCTGCCCTGGCTCTACGTCTCGCTGTCCAACCTCGGCCCGGCCGTGTGGCAGGACACCATGGGCTACCAGACGCTGATCGGCGCAACGCTCGGCGCGGGATTTCTCCCCTTCATTCTGGGCGACGTGGTGAAGGCGCTGTTCGCGGCCGCCCTGGTCCCCCTCGCGTGGAAGGGCGTCACCGCGCTCGACGCGCGCAAGCGCGGCTGA
- a CDS encoding ABC transporter substrate-binding protein: protein MTATHTRLRALVALTVAGGLALTGCASTGAPASSGTADAGSSAGFPVTFEHIYGETVIESAPQRIATWGWGATDAVLALGIVPVAIASMDYGGGENRITPWVEEAIADLGGDEPVILDNATYELSVEELLATDPDVLIASYSGLTQEEYDAVTAAGIPVVAPEDALWSTPWRDVITDTGKALGMDAEAENLLDGLDQQVADAAAEHPEFDGTTIAYASDDVDTFYLYLPADPRVEILEDLGFVSAGAVTDLDTGESTFYTTVSSENLDKIDAEVIFTQVDSEDTLNTFLTSARTKLIPAVSAGAVGAIVGEENVAAITPTALTLPWILPEIVDQLAAATALAKG from the coding sequence ATGACCGCAACCCACACCCGACTGCGGGCGCTCGTCGCGCTCACGGTTGCCGGAGGCCTCGCCCTCACCGGATGCGCCAGCACCGGCGCGCCTGCCTCTTCTGGCACCGCCGACGCCGGCTCCTCCGCCGGCTTCCCGGTCACGTTCGAGCACATCTACGGCGAGACGGTCATCGAGTCCGCGCCCCAGCGCATCGCGACGTGGGGTTGGGGCGCCACGGATGCCGTGCTCGCGCTGGGCATCGTTCCCGTCGCGATCGCGTCGATGGACTACGGCGGGGGAGAGAACCGGATCACGCCATGGGTCGAAGAGGCCATCGCCGACCTCGGGGGCGACGAGCCCGTGATCCTGGACAACGCGACGTATGAGCTGTCCGTGGAGGAGCTGCTGGCAACCGACCCCGACGTCCTGATCGCCTCCTACTCGGGGTTGACGCAGGAGGAGTACGACGCGGTGACAGCGGCCGGCATCCCCGTCGTCGCACCCGAGGACGCGCTGTGGTCCACCCCGTGGCGTGACGTGATCACGGACACCGGCAAGGCGCTGGGAATGGATGCCGAGGCCGAGAACCTGCTCGACGGACTCGACCAGCAGGTCGCCGATGCCGCGGCCGAGCATCCCGAATTCGACGGAACGACCATCGCGTACGCCTCGGATGACGTCGACACGTTCTACCTGTATCTCCCCGCCGACCCTCGCGTGGAGATCCTCGAGGACCTCGGATTCGTCAGCGCCGGCGCGGTCACCGACCTGGACACCGGTGAATCGACGTTCTACACGACGGTCAGTTCGGAGAACCTCGACAAGATCGATGCCGAGGTGATCTTCACCCAGGTGGACAGCGAGGACACCCTGAACACGTTCCTCACCTCGGCTCGCACCAAGCTGATCCCGGCCGTGTCTGCCGGTGCCGTCGGAGCCATCGTCGGCGAGGAGAACGTCGCCGCGATCACGCCGACGGCGCTGACGCTGCCCTGGATCCTGCCCGAGATCGTCGACCAGCTGGCGGCCGCGACAGCTCTCGCGAAGGGCTGA
- a CDS encoding alpha/beta hydrolase, with product MKIILIPGLWLDASSWDQVTPVLRSAGHSVHAMTMPGVGAPASRSSEIGIADWVAAVVDEIDTTPGLVVLVGHSGGGNVVYGAVDARPERIARVIFVDTFPPADGGSIWEFPVVDGVVPFPGWDFFEQAEVADLDDATRAAAAAGTRSVPVRVPTDPLRLRDDRRRRVPATMLTGTVTEADIRSYIDAAPPWAAELAALEDLEIVELDSGHWPQFSMPERLAAAILAAVDHTRG from the coding sequence ATGAAGATCATCCTCATACCCGGTCTCTGGCTCGATGCGTCCTCATGGGACCAGGTGACGCCGGTGCTCCGGAGCGCCGGTCACTCCGTGCACGCCATGACGATGCCCGGCGTCGGAGCCCCGGCGAGCCGGTCCTCCGAGATCGGCATCGCCGACTGGGTCGCCGCCGTGGTCGACGAGATCGACACGACACCCGGCCTCGTCGTCCTCGTCGGCCACAGCGGGGGCGGCAACGTCGTCTACGGCGCCGTCGATGCGCGGCCGGAACGCATCGCACGAGTCATATTCGTCGATACGTTCCCGCCGGCAGACGGCGGCTCCATCTGGGAGTTCCCCGTCGTCGACGGCGTGGTGCCGTTCCCCGGCTGGGACTTCTTCGAGCAGGCCGAGGTGGCCGACCTCGACGACGCGACGCGCGCGGCCGCGGCGGCCGGCACCCGATCGGTGCCGGTGCGCGTTCCCACCGACCCGCTCCGTCTGCGTGACGATCGCCGCCGTCGCGTGCCCGCGACGATGCTGACCGGAACCGTCACGGAGGCGGACATCCGCAGCTACATCGACGCCGCCCCGCCCTGGGCGGCCGAGCTCGCCGCGCTCGAGGACCTCGAGATCGTCGAGCTGGACTCAGGACATTGGCCGCAGTTCTCGATGCCCGAGCGCCTCGCTGCCGCGATCCTCGCGGCCGTCGATCACACCCGCGGCTGA
- a CDS encoding ABC-F family ATP-binding cassette domain-containing protein, with the protein MLAVHDLEIRVGARVLMADVSFRVSNGDKVGLVGRNGAGKTTLTRVLAGDLLPAAGRVDRSGELGYLPQDPRTGDPEMLARTRILDARGLGTLAIGMHEASLSMGDEDPDVSAKAMKRYSSLTERFEALGGYTAEAEAASIAHNLSLPDRILEQPLRTLSGGQRRRIELARILFSNADSMILDEPTNHLDADSVVWLREFLKNYKGGLIVISHDVELVGETVNRVFYLDANRQVIDIYNMNWKNYLRQRVADEERRKKERVNVEKKATQLQLQAARFGAKASKAAAAHQMVARAEKMLSGLDEVRQVDRVAKLRFPKPAACGKTPLMASGLSKSYGSLEIFTDVDLAIDRGSKVVVLGLNGAGKTTLLRILAGVDQPDTGQLEPGHGLKIGYYAQEHENLDVSRSVLENMMSAAPHITATEARKVLGSFLFTGDDVLKPAGVLSGGEKTRLSLATLVVSSANMLLLDEPTNNLDPASREEILGALAHYEGAVVLVSHDEGAVEALNPERVLILPDGVEDLWNRDYQELISLA; encoded by the coding sequence GTGCTCGCCGTGCACGATCTCGAGATCCGCGTGGGCGCCCGCGTGTTGATGGCGGACGTCTCCTTCCGCGTCAGCAACGGCGACAAGGTCGGCCTCGTCGGCCGGAATGGGGCAGGCAAGACCACGCTGACGCGGGTGCTGGCCGGCGACCTGCTGCCGGCCGCGGGCCGCGTGGACCGGTCCGGCGAGCTCGGCTACCTCCCGCAGGACCCGCGCACCGGGGACCCCGAGATGCTCGCCCGCACTCGCATCCTCGATGCGCGCGGGCTCGGCACCCTTGCGATCGGCATGCACGAGGCCTCGTTGTCGATGGGTGACGAGGATCCCGACGTCTCGGCCAAGGCGATGAAGCGCTACAGCAGCCTCACCGAGCGGTTCGAGGCTCTGGGCGGATATACCGCAGAGGCCGAAGCGGCATCCATCGCGCACAACCTGTCCCTTCCAGACCGGATCCTGGAGCAGCCGCTGCGCACGCTGTCGGGAGGACAACGGCGTCGCATCGAGCTGGCCCGCATCCTGTTCTCGAATGCCGACTCGATGATCCTCGACGAGCCGACCAACCACCTCGACGCGGACAGTGTCGTGTGGCTGCGTGAGTTCCTCAAGAACTACAAGGGCGGGCTGATCGTGATCAGCCACGATGTCGAGCTCGTCGGCGAGACGGTGAACCGGGTGTTCTACCTCGATGCGAATCGCCAGGTCATCGACATCTACAACATGAACTGGAAGAATTACCTGCGCCAGCGGGTGGCCGACGAGGAGCGCCGCAAGAAGGAGCGCGTCAACGTCGAGAAGAAGGCCACGCAGCTGCAGCTGCAGGCGGCGCGGTTCGGGGCGAAGGCATCGAAGGCCGCCGCCGCCCATCAGATGGTCGCGCGCGCCGAGAAGATGCTGTCCGGCCTCGATGAGGTGCGCCAGGTCGACCGCGTAGCCAAGCTCCGGTTCCCGAAGCCCGCAGCGTGCGGGAAGACCCCGCTCATGGCATCCGGGCTGTCCAAGTCGTACGGGTCCCTGGAGATCTTCACGGACGTCGACCTTGCGATCGACCGCGGCTCGAAGGTCGTCGTACTGGGTCTGAACGGCGCAGGAAAGACCACGCTGCTGCGGATCCTGGCGGGCGTCGACCAGCCGGACACCGGTCAGCTCGAGCCCGGCCACGGGTTGAAGATCGGCTACTACGCCCAGGAGCACGAGAACCTCGACGTGTCCCGTTCGGTGCTGGAGAACATGATGTCGGCCGCGCCGCACATCACGGCCACGGAGGCGCGCAAGGTCCTCGGCTCGTTCCTGTTCACCGGCGATGACGTGCTCAAGCCTGCCGGCGTCCTGTCCGGTGGCGAGAAGACGCGGCTCTCGCTGGCCACCCTGGTGGTCTCCAGCGCGAACATGCTGCTGCTGGACGAGCCGACCAACAACCTCGATCCCGCATCGCGCGAGGAGATCCTGGGTGCGCTCGCGCACTACGAGGGCGCCGTGGTGCTGGTCTCGCACGATGAGGGTGCCGTCGAGGCGCTCAATCCCGAGCGGGTGCTCATCCTTCCGGACGGTGTCGAGGATCTGTGGAACCGCGACTACCAGGAGCTCATCTCGCTGGCGTGA